In the genome of Chlamydia trachomatis A/HAR-13, one region contains:
- the npt1 gene encoding NTP/NDP exchange transporter Npt1 produces MTQTAEKPFGKLRSFLWPIHMHELKKVLPMFLMFFCISFNYTILRDTKDTLIVTAPGSGAEAIPFIKLWLVVPSAVVFMLIYAKLSNILNKQALFFAVLSPFVVFFALFPVVIYPCRHILHPTAFADTLQSILPSGFMGFIAMLRNWTFAVFYVLSELWGSVMLSLMFWGFANEITKISEAKRFYALFGVGANVALLISGPAIIWSSKLRASLGEGVDPWGVSLYFLMAMFLCSCAIIAACYWWMNRYVLTDPRFYNPAELKAKKSKPKMSMGESFSYLLRSPYMLLLALLVICYGICINLVEVTWKSQLKMQFPNPNDYSAFMGNFSFWTGVVSVFVMLFIGGNVIRRFGWLTGALVTPIMVLVTGAVFFALVIFRDHATGLVAALGTTPLMLAVVVGAIQNILSKSTKYALFDATKEMAYIPLDQEQKVKGKAAIDVVAARFGKSGGSLIQQGLLVVCGSIGAMTPFLAVALFAIIMVWLTSATKLNKLFLAASAAKGQELAEVAEKEASSAAKESAPTIEGVS; encoded by the coding sequence ATGACTCAAACCGCGGAAAAACCTTTTGGAAAATTGCGCTCTTTCCTTTGGCCGATACACATGCATGAGCTGAAGAAAGTTCTGCCAATGTTCCTAATGTTCTTCTGTATTTCATTCAATTACACGATTTTGAGAGATACAAAAGATACTCTTATCGTTACAGCACCGGGATCTGGAGCAGAGGCCATTCCTTTCATTAAGTTGTGGCTAGTCGTCCCTTCTGCTGTTGTGTTCATGCTTATCTACGCCAAGCTAAGCAATATTTTGAACAAACAGGCTCTTTTCTTCGCAGTGCTCTCACCATTCGTTGTATTCTTCGCACTGTTCCCTGTGGTGATCTACCCTTGCCGTCATATTCTTCACCCAACAGCTTTCGCTGATACTCTACAATCCATTCTTCCTTCCGGATTTATGGGATTCATTGCGATGCTACGCAACTGGACATTTGCTGTGTTCTACGTGCTTTCTGAACTTTGGGGAAGCGTTATGCTCTCTTTGATGTTCTGGGGCTTTGCCAATGAAATTACTAAAATTAGCGAAGCTAAACGTTTCTACGCTCTTTTCGGAGTAGGAGCTAACGTAGCTCTCTTAATTTCTGGTCCAGCTATTATCTGGTCTTCTAAATTACGCGCTAGCCTTGGCGAAGGCGTTGACCCATGGGGAGTCAGCCTCTATTTCCTAATGGCTATGTTCTTGTGTTCTTGCGCTATTATTGCTGCTTGCTACTGGTGGATGAACCGCTACGTGCTTACAGATCCTAGATTCTACAATCCTGCAGAGCTCAAAGCTAAGAAATCTAAACCTAAGATGAGCATGGGCGAAAGCTTCTCTTATCTGTTAAGATCTCCTTATATGCTTCTTCTAGCTCTTCTAGTTATTTGCTACGGAATCTGCATTAACCTCGTTGAAGTAACTTGGAAAAGCCAACTCAAAATGCAATTCCCTAATCCAAATGACTACAGCGCATTTATGGGGAACTTCTCTTTCTGGACAGGAGTTGTATCTGTATTTGTAATGCTCTTCATCGGTGGTAACGTTATCCGTAGATTCGGTTGGTTAACTGGAGCTTTGGTTACACCTATCATGGTTCTCGTAACAGGAGCTGTCTTCTTTGCTCTCGTTATCTTCAGAGATCATGCTACAGGTTTAGTTGCTGCTTTGGGAACAACACCACTAATGCTAGCCGTTGTTGTCGGAGCCATTCAAAATATTCTTTCCAAATCAACTAAATATGCTCTCTTTGATGCAACTAAAGAGATGGCTTACATCCCATTGGACCAAGAGCAAAAAGTTAAAGGGAAAGCTGCTATTGACGTTGTTGCCGCTAGATTCGGTAAATCTGGGGGATCTTTGATCCAACAAGGTCTCTTGGTCGTTTGCGGAAGCATCGGCGCTATGACTCCATTCCTAGCTGTTGCTCTCTTTGCAATTATTATGGTCTGGTTGACATCTGCAACTAAACTAAACAAACTGTTCTTGGCTGCATCCGCTGCTAAAGGACAGGAATTAGCAGAAGTTGCAGAGAAGGAAGCTTCTTCTGCGGCTAAAGAATCCGCTCCTACTATAGAAGGTGTTTCTTAA
- the lepA gene encoding translation elongation factor 4, which yields MKPYKIENIRNFSIIAHIDHGKSTIADRLLESTSTIEQREMREQLLDSMDLERERGITIKAHPVTMTYEYEGETYELNLIDTPGHVDFSYEVSRSLAACEGALLIVDAAQGVQAQSLANVYLALERDLEIIPVLNKIDLPAAQPEAIKKQIEEFIGLDTSNTIACSAKTGQGIPEILESIIRLVPPPKPPQETELKALIFDSHYDPYVGIMVYVRVISGEIKKGDRITFMATKGSSFEVLGIGAFLPEATLMEGSLRAGQVGYFIANLKKVKDVKIGDTVTTVKHPAKEPLEGFKEIKPVVFAGIYPIDSSDFDTLKDALGRLQLNDSALTIEQESSHSLGFGFRCGFLGLLHLEIIFERISREFDLDIIATAPSVIYKVVLKNGKTLFIDNPTAYPDPALIEHMEEPWVHVNIITPQEYLSNIMSLCMDKRGICLKTDMLDQHRLVLSYELPLNEIVSDFNDKLKSVTKGYGSFDYRLGDYKKGAIIKLEILINDEAVDAFSCLVHRDKAESKGRSICEKLVDVIPPQLFKIPIQAAINKKIIARETIRALAKNVTAKCYGGDITRKRKLWDKQKKGKKRMKEFGKVSIPNTAFVAVLKME from the coding sequence TTGAAACCGTATAAAATTGAGAACATTCGTAATTTTTCTATCATTGCTCATATCGACCACGGGAAATCTACGATCGCAGATCGTTTGTTAGAAAGTACTAGTACTATCGAACAAAGAGAGATGCGCGAACAACTTTTAGATTCTATGGATCTAGAAAGAGAACGCGGGATTACCATCAAAGCGCATCCGGTCACTATGACCTATGAATACGAAGGGGAGACTTACGAACTCAATCTAATAGATACTCCTGGACACGTAGATTTCTCTTATGAAGTATCCCGATCACTAGCAGCTTGTGAAGGAGCGCTGCTTATAGTAGATGCTGCCCAAGGTGTTCAAGCTCAAAGCTTAGCTAATGTATATCTGGCTCTAGAACGAGATTTAGAAATCATTCCTGTTTTAAATAAAATAGACTTACCTGCTGCTCAACCAGAAGCTATAAAAAAACAAATCGAAGAGTTCATCGGATTAGATACTTCAAACACCATTGCTTGCTCAGCGAAAACAGGTCAGGGTATCCCTGAAATTTTAGAGTCTATTATACGACTCGTTCCCCCACCAAAACCTCCACAGGAAACAGAACTTAAAGCTTTGATCTTTGATTCTCACTACGATCCTTATGTAGGAATCATGGTTTATGTACGCGTGATCAGTGGAGAAATCAAAAAGGGAGATCGCATTACCTTCATGGCAACCAAAGGCTCCTCTTTTGAGGTCTTAGGAATAGGAGCTTTCTTACCGGAAGCTACTCTCATGGAAGGATCCTTACGAGCCGGACAAGTGGGATACTTCATTGCCAACCTAAAAAAAGTAAAGGATGTAAAAATTGGCGATACAGTCACTACTGTTAAACATCCTGCTAAAGAGCCTTTAGAAGGCTTTAAAGAAATCAAACCTGTAGTGTTTGCTGGTATCTATCCTATAGATTCTTCTGACTTTGATACCCTGAAAGATGCTCTAGGCCGGTTGCAGCTAAACGACTCAGCTCTTACGATTGAACAAGAGAGCAGTCACTCTCTCGGATTTGGGTTCCGCTGTGGATTTTTAGGACTGCTGCACTTAGAAATCATCTTTGAGAGAATCTCTAGAGAATTTGATCTCGATATTATTGCTACAGCTCCTAGCGTTATCTACAAAGTCGTCTTAAAAAATGGTAAAACCCTTTTTATTGATAACCCAACAGCATATCCTGACCCAGCTCTTATTGAACACATGGAGGAGCCTTGGGTCCATGTTAATATCATTACGCCTCAAGAGTATCTCAGCAATATTATGAGCCTTTGTATGGATAAGCGTGGGATCTGTCTAAAAACAGATATGCTTGACCAACACAGACTGGTGCTTTCATATGAGCTGCCTCTCAATGAGATTGTTTCTGATTTCAATGATAAACTCAAATCTGTGACGAAAGGATACGGCTCCTTTGATTACCGGTTAGGAGATTATAAAAAGGGTGCTATCATTAAGCTGGAAATTCTAATTAATGATGAGGCTGTTGATGCCTTTTCCTGCCTTGTACACAGAGACAAAGCAGAATCAAAAGGCAGAAGCATCTGCGAGAAACTCGTAGATGTTATCCCTCCTCAGCTCTTTAAAATCCCTATTCAGGCGGCCATCAATAAAAAGATTATTGCCAGAGAGACGATTCGAGCTTTAGCGAAAAATGTAACTGCTAAGTGCTATGGTGGAGATATCACAAGAAAACGCAAGTTGTGGGACAAACAGAAAAAAGGGAAGAAACGAATGAAAGAATTCGGAAAAGTATCCATTCCGAACACGGCGTTTGTTGCAGTCCTTAAAATGGAGTAG
- the tyrS gene encoding tyrosine--tRNA ligase, producing MQQLIDNLKKRGILDNSSAGLESLTVPVSAYLGFDPTAPSLHIGHWIGICFLRRLAAYGITPVALVGGATGMIGDPSGKSVERSLLDQAQVLDNSKKIAAALASYLPGIRIVNNADWLGSLSMVDFLRDVGKHFRLGSMLAKDVVKQRVYSEEGISYTEFSYLLLQSYDFAHLFKEHNVVLQCGGSDQWGNITSGIDYIRRRGLGQAYGLTYPLLTDSKGKKIGKTESGTIWLDPALTPPYELFQYFLRLPDQEISKVMRTLTLLDNEEIFALDERLTSDPQAVKKYIAEVIVKDVHGSEGLAQAQAATESFFASKGKSITEAELVALVESGVGVKVARTDLIGKRWLDIVVELGFCSSRGQARRLIQQRGLYINQEPLADEQSILDGTQLCFDRYVLLSQGKRKKQVIDLN from the coding sequence ATGCAACAGTTAATCGATAACCTTAAGAAACGGGGTATTCTAGATAATTCTTCTGCAGGATTAGAAAGTTTAACAGTTCCTGTTTCTGCCTATTTAGGGTTCGATCCAACTGCGCCTTCTTTACACATAGGACATTGGATTGGAATTTGTTTTTTGCGTCGATTAGCAGCATATGGAATCACTCCTGTTGCTCTTGTTGGCGGAGCTACCGGAATGATCGGAGATCCTTCTGGTAAAAGTGTGGAGCGTTCATTACTAGATCAGGCACAGGTGCTTGATAATAGTAAGAAAATAGCGGCTGCTCTTGCTAGCTATCTTCCTGGTATCCGTATTGTGAATAATGCGGATTGGCTAGGATCTTTAAGTATGGTGGATTTTTTAAGAGATGTTGGGAAGCATTTCCGTTTAGGTTCTATGTTAGCTAAAGACGTAGTGAAGCAGCGAGTCTATTCTGAAGAGGGAATTAGCTACACTGAGTTCAGTTATTTATTGCTGCAGTCTTATGATTTTGCACATCTCTTTAAAGAGCATAATGTTGTATTACAGTGTGGAGGGAGTGATCAGTGGGGGAATATTACTTCGGGGATTGATTATATCCGTCGAAGAGGACTAGGGCAGGCTTATGGTCTAACCTATCCTTTGCTCACTGATAGCAAAGGGAAGAAAATAGGGAAGACGGAGTCTGGAACTATCTGGCTGGATCCAGCGTTAACTCCTCCTTATGAACTATTCCAATATTTCTTACGCTTGCCAGATCAAGAAATCTCCAAAGTAATGAGAACTCTTACTCTTTTGGATAACGAAGAAATTTTTGCTCTTGATGAGCGTTTGACTAGTGATCCACAAGCTGTGAAGAAATACATTGCGGAAGTGATCGTTAAAGATGTTCATGGTTCTGAGGGATTAGCTCAGGCTCAAGCCGCAACCGAAAGCTTTTTTGCTAGTAAGGGAAAGAGTATTACAGAAGCAGAACTAGTAGCGTTAGTAGAGTCAGGTGTTGGCGTTAAAGTAGCTCGAACAGATTTAATAGGGAAACGCTGGTTAGATATCGTTGTGGAACTAGGCTTTTGTTCCTCAAGAGGACAAGCTAGAAGACTCATTCAACAGCGAGGTCTGTACATCAATCAGGAGCCTTTGGCCGATGAACAGAGTATATTAGACGGGACTCAGTTGTGTTTCGATCGTTATGTTTTGTTGTCCCAAGGGAAAAGAAAAAAACAAGTGATAGATCTTAATTAG
- a CDS encoding DNA binding protein DdbA: MATAQITIQEEIEQLITKAISKVGGSKENDLCRYLPGPTGGYMHHFTLKKMKNSAPEQLLKMLKTFVIDSITPRSISPKPRAPRGSKKRRDFVNFTKTDIERVLELARQVGDKDLLARFSPKKPLPSLKRELIRSIRNNIVSTELWNAYVEALSQPTE; this comes from the coding sequence ATGGCTACGGCACAGATTACTATCCAAGAAGAAATAGAGCAGCTCATAACTAAAGCGATTAGCAAAGTCGGAGGAAGTAAAGAAAATGATCTTTGTCGTTATCTCCCAGGGCCAACAGGCGGCTACATGCATCATTTTACTTTAAAAAAAATGAAGAACTCTGCTCCTGAGCAACTGTTAAAAATGTTAAAGACGTTTGTGATCGATTCTATCACTCCCAGATCCATTAGCCCTAAACCACGAGCTCCTCGAGGTTCTAAAAAGCGCAGAGACTTTGTGAATTTCACAAAAACCGATATCGAACGGGTGTTAGAGTTAGCTCGTCAAGTTGGCGATAAAGATCTTTTGGCTCGCTTCAGCCCCAAAAAACCTCTTCCATCACTAAAAAGAGAATTAATTCGCTCTATCCGCAATAATATTGTAAGTACGGAGCTTTGGAATGCTTACGTTGAAGCTCTTTCTCAACCTACAGAATAA
- a CDS encoding EscV/YscV/HrcV family type III secretion system export apparatus protein — MQNILRTSSCRYMFLLGIRSVWNRVAVVNNFRGSSWKIVAIPSCILFTLIFHLPRWLIDFGVCTNLACSLSIIFWVFSLRSSASARIFPSLLLYLCLLRLGLNLASTRWILSSGWASPLIFALGNFFSLGSIPVALTVCLLLFLVNFLVITKGAERIAEVRARFSLEALPGKQMSLDADIAAGRIGYSRASVKKSSLLEESDYFSAMEGVFRFVKGDAIMSWVLLGVNILAALFLGRATHVGDLWLTVLGDALVSQIPALLTSCAAATLIAKVGEKESLAQHLLDYYEQSRQSFLFIALILCGMACIPGAPKALILGFSVLLFLGYKNPSSGETLLFQKERVEFVLPDEGVGNPANLYKDARNQIYQELGVVFPEAIVVRHVTGSSPRLIFSGQEVALRELSCPAILESIRQLAPETISERFVTRLVDEFREHAFLSIEEILPLKISENSLIFLLRALVRERVSLHLFPKILEAIDVYGSQSKNSQELVECVRKYLGKQIGLSLWNRQDVLEVITIDSLVEQFVRDSQEKVVLDLNEKVVAQVKHLLRVGEGNFRAIVTGSETRKELKRIVDPYFPDLLVLAHSELPEEIPITLLGAVSDEVLLS; from the coding sequence ATGCAAAATATTCTTCGAACTTCTTCTTGCAGATATATGTTTTTGCTGGGTATTCGTTCGGTGTGGAATCGGGTGGCTGTTGTGAATAACTTTAGAGGAAGTTCATGGAAAATTGTAGCAATCCCCAGTTGTATACTGTTTACTTTGATATTCCATTTACCTAGATGGCTGATTGATTTTGGGGTATGTACAAATTTAGCGTGCTCCTTGTCGATCATTTTTTGGGTGTTTTCTCTACGCTCTTCAGCTTCGGCTCGTATTTTCCCTTCTCTCCTTTTGTATCTTTGTCTATTGCGACTTGGCCTGAATTTAGCCTCCACCCGATGGATTTTATCTTCTGGATGGGCTTCTCCTTTAATTTTTGCGTTAGGGAATTTCTTTTCCCTTGGGAGCATCCCGGTTGCTCTTACGGTATGTTTACTCCTGTTTTTAGTGAATTTTCTCGTCATAACTAAAGGAGCGGAGCGTATTGCGGAAGTGCGAGCTCGTTTTTCATTAGAAGCGCTCCCAGGTAAACAAATGTCTTTAGATGCTGATATTGCTGCTGGAAGGATCGGGTATAGCAGAGCGTCTGTTAAAAAAAGCTCTCTTTTAGAAGAGAGTGATTACTTCTCCGCCATGGAGGGCGTATTCCGCTTTGTAAAAGGCGATGCGATAATGAGTTGGGTGTTGTTAGGAGTGAATATCCTAGCTGCTCTGTTTTTAGGACGAGCTACTCATGTTGGCGATTTGTGGTTAACTGTATTAGGCGATGCTTTAGTGAGTCAAATTCCAGCATTGCTTACATCGTGTGCAGCAGCAACGCTTATAGCTAAAGTTGGGGAAAAAGAAAGTCTAGCGCAGCATCTGCTAGATTATTATGAGCAGAGTCGCCAGAGTTTTCTTTTTATCGCTTTGATCCTATGTGGGATGGCTTGTATTCCAGGAGCTCCTAAAGCTCTGATCCTAGGTTTTTCAGTTTTATTATTCTTAGGTTATAAGAATCCTTCTTCAGGAGAGACTCTTCTCTTCCAGAAAGAACGGGTAGAGTTTGTATTGCCTGATGAGGGAGTGGGAAATCCTGCTAATTTGTACAAGGACGCCCGCAATCAGATTTATCAAGAGTTAGGCGTAGTTTTCCCGGAAGCTATTGTTGTACGTCATGTAACAGGATCTTCTCCACGTTTAATCTTTTCTGGGCAAGAGGTCGCTTTGAGAGAGCTGTCTTGCCCAGCTATACTAGAATCGATTAGGCAGCTAGCTCCAGAAACGATCAGTGAACGCTTCGTTACTCGCTTAGTTGATGAGTTTCGAGAGCATGCATTCTTATCGATAGAAGAGATCCTTCCGTTAAAAATATCAGAGAATTCTTTGATTTTCTTATTGAGAGCTCTTGTTAGAGAACGAGTGTCTTTGCATTTATTCCCTAAGATTCTCGAAGCTATAGATGTATATGGCTCTCAATCAAAGAATTCTCAGGAATTGGTAGAGTGTGTACGAAAATATCTTGGGAAGCAAATTGGTTTATCCTTATGGAATCGCCAAGATGTCTTAGAGGTAATTACGATAGACTCTCTGGTTGAGCAGTTTGTGAGAGATTCACAAGAAAAGGTTGTGTTGGATTTAAATGAAAAAGTAGTTGCTCAGGTGAAGCATTTATTGCGGGTAGGGGAGGGGAATTTTCGAGCTATCGTAACGGGATCCGAAACAAGAAAAGAACTGAAACGCATAGTGGATCCTTATTTCCCAGATTTATTGGTTTTAGCACATAGCGAACTTCCAGAAGAGATCCCTATAACTTTGTTAGGAGCGGTGTCTGATGAGGTTTTATTATCATAA
- a CDS encoding metal ABC transporter solute-binding protein, Zn/Mn family, translating into MSFFHTRKYKLILRGLLCLAGCFLMNSCSSSRGNQPADESIYVLSMNRMICDCVSRITGDRVKNIVLIDGAIDPHSYEMVKGDEDRMAMSQLIFCNGLGLEHSASLRKHLEGNPKVVDLGQRLLNKNCFDLLSEEGFPDPHIWTDMRVWGAAVKEMAAALIQQFPQYEEDFQKNADQILSEMEELDRWAARSLSTIPEKNRYLVTGHNAFSYFTRRYLSSDAERVSGEWRSRCISPEGLSPEAQISIRDIMRVVEYISANDVEVVFLEDTLNQDALRKIVSCSKSGQKIRLAKSPLYSDNVCDNYFSTFQHNVRTITEELGGTVLE; encoded by the coding sequence ATGTCTTTTTTTCATACTAGAAAATATAAGCTTATCCTCAGAGGACTCTTGTGTTTAGCAGGCTGTTTCTTAATGAACAGCTGTTCCTCTAGTCGAGGAAATCAACCCGCTGATGAAAGCATCTATGTCTTGTCTATGAATCGCATGATTTGTGATTGCGTGTCTCGCATAACTGGGGATCGAGTCAAGAATATTGTTCTGATTGATGGAGCGATTGATCCTCATTCATATGAGATGGTGAAGGGGGATGAAGACCGAATGGCTATGAGCCAGCTGATTTTTTGCAATGGTTTAGGTTTAGAGCATTCAGCTAGTTTACGTAAACATTTAGAGGGTAACCCAAAAGTCGTTGATTTAGGTCAACGTTTGCTTAACAAAAACTGTTTTGATCTTCTGAGTGAAGAAGGATTCCCTGACCCACATATTTGGACGGATATGAGAGTATGGGGTGCTGCTGTAAAAGAGATGGCTGCGGCATTAATTCAACAATTTCCTCAATATGAAGAAGATTTTCAAAAGAATGCGGATCAGATCTTATCAGAGATGGAGGAACTTGATCGTTGGGCAGCGCGTTCTCTCTCTACGATTCCTGAAAAAAATCGCTATTTAGTCACAGGCCACAATGCGTTCAGTTACTTTACTCGTCGGTATCTATCCTCTGATGCGGAGAGAGTGTCTGGGGAATGGAGATCGCGTTGCATTTCTCCAGAAGGGTTGTCTCCTGAGGCTCAGATTAGTATCCGAGATATTATGCGTGTAGTGGAGTATATCTCTGCAAACGATGTAGAAGTTGTCTTTTTAGAGGATACCTTAAATCAAGATGCTTTGAGAAAGATTGTTTCTTGCTCTAAGAGCGGACAAAAGATTCGTCTCGCTAAGTCTCCTTTATATAGCGATAATGTCTGTGATAACTATTTTAGCACGTTCCAGCACAATGTTCGCACAATTACAGAAGAATTGGGAGGGACTGTTCTTGAATAG
- the gnd gene encoding decarboxylating NADP(+)-dependent phosphogluconate dehydrogenase, with protein sequence MAPNTDIGLIGLAVMGKNLVLNMVDHGFSVSVYNRSPAKTEEFLKDHGESGALQGFTTIQEFVQSLKRPRKIMIMIKAGAPVDEMIASLLPFLEEGDILIDGGNSYYLDSERRYVDLKKEGILFVGIGVSGGEEGARKGPSIMPGGNIDAWPAIAPIFQSIAAQVDGRPCCSWIGTGGAGHFVKAVHNGIEYGDIQLICETYEILKTRLNLSLEQIGNIFFEWNQTDLNSYLIGAAAAVLIAKDENGNAIASTILDVAGQKGTGRWVAEDAIKAGVPMSLIIESVLARYLSTWKEVRTKAAQEFPGIPLLCQPPQEASAFIENVREALYAAKIISYAQGFMLLKQVSQDKGWDLNLGELALIWRGGCIIQSAFLDKIHQGFENSPEAHSLILQDYFKKVLFDSETGFRRAVLHAIGSGVAIPCLSSALSFYDGYRTVDSSLFLVQGLRDYFGAHGYERRDCPRGEFYHTDWLETKKTFRV encoded by the coding sequence GTGGCTCCAAATACAGATATTGGGTTGATTGGTTTGGCCGTGATGGGCAAAAACCTTGTATTGAACATGGTGGATCATGGTTTTTCTGTTTCTGTCTATAACCGAAGTCCGGCGAAAACAGAAGAGTTCTTGAAAGATCATGGAGAGAGTGGAGCTCTGCAAGGATTTACTACGATTCAAGAGTTTGTTCAATCTTTGAAGCGTCCTCGTAAGATCATGATCATGATTAAAGCGGGAGCTCCTGTTGATGAAATGATTGCCTCCCTGCTTCCTTTCTTGGAAGAGGGAGATATTCTCATCGATGGGGGGAATAGCTATTATTTAGATTCTGAGCGACGCTATGTCGACCTGAAAAAAGAAGGAATTCTATTTGTTGGGATAGGAGTCTCTGGAGGGGAAGAGGGGGCTAGAAAAGGGCCTTCCATTATGCCCGGAGGGAATATAGATGCTTGGCCTGCAATCGCTCCTATCTTTCAATCCATAGCTGCTCAGGTGGATGGACGACCCTGTTGCTCTTGGATTGGCACAGGAGGTGCAGGGCATTTTGTTAAGGCTGTTCACAATGGGATCGAATACGGGGATATCCAGTTAATTTGTGAAACATATGAGATTCTTAAGACTCGTCTTAATCTCTCTTTAGAGCAGATAGGGAATATCTTTTTTGAATGGAATCAAACCGATCTGAATAGCTACCTCATTGGAGCAGCAGCGGCCGTTTTAATAGCAAAAGATGAGAATGGCAATGCGATTGCTTCTACGATTCTTGATGTTGCTGGACAGAAGGGGACTGGGCGTTGGGTCGCAGAGGACGCTATTAAGGCAGGCGTTCCTATGTCCCTAATTATTGAATCGGTCTTAGCTCGATACCTTTCGACTTGGAAAGAAGTGCGCACAAAGGCAGCTCAAGAGTTTCCAGGGATTCCTCTTCTCTGTCAACCTCCACAAGAAGCTTCTGCCTTCATTGAGAATGTGCGAGAGGCTTTGTATGCAGCTAAGATTATCAGTTACGCTCAAGGATTTATGCTGCTGAAGCAGGTCTCTCAAGATAAAGGATGGGATCTGAATTTAGGTGAGTTAGCTTTGATATGGCGTGGGGGTTGCATTATACAAAGTGCCTTTTTAGATAAAATTCACCAAGGTTTTGAAAATAGTCCAGAAGCACACTCTTTGATATTACAAGATTATTTTAAAAAGGTTCTGTTTGATTCAGAAACAGGTTTCCGGCGAGCTGTTTTGCATGCTATCGGATCTGGTGTAGCTATTCCTTGCTTATCTTCTGCACTATCTTTTTATGATGGATATCGTACGGTGGATTCATCTTTATTCTTAGTGCAAGGATTAAGAGATTACTTTGGAGCTCATGGTTATGAGCGTCGAGACTGTCCTCGAGGGGAGTTTTATCATACGGATTGGCTAGAAACCAAGAAAACTTTTAGAGTATAA
- a CDS encoding FliA/WhiG family RNA polymerase sigma factor, with amino-acid sequence MKTHDLADTWQLYWSTKEIHHRDVLIESYLPLVKNVAHRLASGMPSHVKMEDLYALGVEGLIRAVERFDPEKSKRFESYALFIIKAAIIDGLRKQDWVPRSVYQRANRLADAMDSLRQTLGKEPTDGELCEYLNISQQELSHWFSSSRPALVLSLHDDFSCQDDDEGLALEERIADERAETGYDVIRKKEAISILTEALLALDEKERQVMALYYYDDLVLKEIGKILGVSESRVSQIHSKALLKLRGTLSSLL; translated from the coding sequence GTGAAGACTCACGATCTCGCAGATACTTGGCAGCTATATTGGTCGACAAAAGAAATCCATCATAGGGATGTTTTGATCGAATCCTACCTTCCTTTAGTAAAGAATGTAGCGCATCGGCTTGCTTCAGGAATGCCTTCTCATGTAAAGATGGAAGATCTTTATGCTCTGGGGGTTGAAGGGTTGATTCGTGCTGTCGAACGTTTTGATCCAGAAAAAAGCAAGCGATTCGAGAGCTATGCTCTTTTTATCATAAAAGCTGCGATTATTGATGGATTGCGCAAACAGGATTGGGTACCACGCAGTGTTTATCAAAGAGCCAATCGATTAGCTGATGCGATGGATTCTTTGAGACAGACTTTAGGTAAAGAACCTACTGATGGAGAACTTTGTGAGTATCTAAATATTTCACAACAAGAGTTATCCCATTGGTTTTCCTCCTCTAGACCTGCTCTAGTTCTTTCTTTACATGATGATTTCTCCTGCCAAGATGACGATGAGGGGCTTGCTTTAGAAGAGCGCATAGCAGATGAGCGAGCGGAAACCGGATACGATGTCATCAGAAAAAAAGAAGCTATTTCTATTTTGACAGAAGCTTTGCTGGCTCTTGATGAAAAAGAGCGGCAGGTTATGGCTCTTTATTACTATGATGACTTGGTATTAAAAGAAATTGGGAAGATTTTAGGAGTGAGCGAGTCCCGAGTTTCTCAGATACACTCCAAAGCTTTATTGAAGTTACGAGGTACATTGTCCAGTCTGCTTTAG